A stretch of DNA from Dokdonia sp. PRO95:
GTAATTCGGTTGCTTTTTCTATAGGCCTAGGGAAACATTCAAAGGCTATCTTCTTGCGCTGTGCTCTCTTTCTTTCTTTTTGAATTACAAAACCACCGCCTATGGAGTAGTACACCTCTCTTACTTTCTTGCCGTTTGTAAGTGTTGCTGTAAAGCGTATTCCGTTAGGGTGAAAAGGGAGAAATTTTCTATTAAAAATAATATCCTCTTCTGGGTCAAAACTAAAGGTGAGTGACCCATCTAGCTCTAACCTTCTAAAGAGTTTTATGTGTTCTACCGTAGTCGGGATGTCTTCTATACTGCAGGTTGTAGGGTCTGCACCCGTAAGTCCCATAATAACGGCAACATCTGTGGCGTGCCCCTTACCGGTGAGAGATAATGAGCCGTATAGGTCTACTTTTAAACTCTCTATAAGCTCAAAGTTACCTTTGGTCTTAAGTTTTTCAATAAATCTAATGGCCGCTCTCCACGGTCCTAGCGTATGAGAACTAGAAGGTCCCACACCTATTTTAAGCATATCAAAAACAGAAATAGCCTCTATTTGCTTGTTCATAGATCAAGTCGCATTATATAATCGGTTTGAATCTCTGCAATCATATCATAATCGTGAGTGCCTACTATCTTAAAACCGTGTCTTTTATAAAATTTTATGGCTTCTGGGTTTTCTTCCCAAACGCCCAGCCAAATGTAGTTTTTTTCTAACTCCTTTGCTTTAGAAATCGAAAATTCTATAAGCTCGCTTCCGTAGCCTTTTCCTAAGTAGGGGATATCTATGTAGATACGTTCTACTTCTAATCCATTTTCTTCTTGAAATTCTGTTTGGGCGTTGCCTGTATTGAGTTTTAAATAGCCTAGAATTTCATCCTTCTCTTTATAAAAATACCAGTATGAATCTGGGTTGGATAGTTGTTTGTTGAGGTTCGCTTTCGCGAAAGCGTCTTCATAATACCTCTCAATCACACCAGGTGCATTTTTTGAAGCAAAAGCTGCCGAGTATGTGCGCATAGCAAGATCACGTAGGGTAGAAAGATCGTTTAATGTGATAGGAGTGAGACGCATACTGATCTAGCTTGTTGTGGTGCGAGAAATAATTAAAATAATGATTACAAAACCGTTATTCATCGCGTGGAGTGCCATAGGCCAAACGATGTTTTTATTTTTGATTTTAAGTAATCCCATCATAAATCCTGAAATTATTCTAGGTATAATAAGCGCAATAAGCGCTGCATTAAGGACAAAAGTATCTACATAATTATTAATATGTACCATACCAAAAAGTAGCGAACTCACAATAAGAACAACCGTAGAATGTCGTGATAAGAAGTTGCGTATTTTGAGGGTGCTTTGCTCGGGTATAAGCTGTTTGAGAATCGTAAACACGGTAAATAAGAATACGGCTATAAACCCAAGTTTTACAGCCCAATGCACATCTGTAGGGATAAATTTATTTGAGTAAAAAAGTGGCCAAGAGCATAAAAGCAATATCACATCTGCGTGAGAAGGTTTTATAAGCGTGCGGAACATCATCTCCTCGATAATGGGAGCAAATATTACCGCGAGTACAAATAACTTAAGCGGGTTGTCTTGCAAGAGTTCCTTTAAGAAACTTTGCTCATATTGCTCTTCAAATAGATCTGGAAACTGAGTCTTTACAATGCCAAATGCAATGAAAAATACGATGTATAACGCCCAGAGATAGAGGTAATACCTTACGAGATTTGAGGTCTTATTGATAATTGTGTGTTTTAAACAGCCCTTGAGTGGTGTTTCAAGGGCTGCTGTTTTTTTATATTATGAGAGTGACTTATCGGATTTCTTTAATGTTTTGCTCCATTTTCAATACCCACAGAAGATTTTTTGATAAAATCACGTAAATCATCATTTGCATTGATAAGATCTTCATTGCGTAAGTACATCATGTGTCCAGACCTATATCCTTTAAAGCTTAATCTGTCAGCCAACTTGCCACTTGCGTTAAGTTGCCACATCACATATTTTGCATTAAAGTAGGTGGTTGCGCCATCGTAATAACCGCTTTGTATCATTACGTTGAGGTTAGGGTTAACACCCATTGCTTTACGAAGACTTGCTCCAGCATTGTTGTTAGAGCGATCCCATGGACGCACAGGGCCAAACATATTATAACTAAGGTCTGTTTTCAATCCTAACTCTTGATTGTAATAATAGTTAATGGCTGGAGTAAAGGAATGTAGCCATGATGTGAGTTCGCTATTGTAATCTGGTCTATCACCAGCTTCTTTTACGTCTAATCCTTTATAACGAGAATCAAGACGTCCTATGGTAAGTCCGTCGCGGTTTCTTAATAAATCTTTCCAGAAGTAATTAAAAGGAACTTCAAGGTTGTTTTGTCTTATGGTAGTTTCTGAGAGTCCAGAGTAGTAGGCCATTTTTTTGGTAGCAGCCTCTTTTTTATCTGCTTCTAGATAGCCAGATTTCACCAGTAGTGGTAAGAGTTCGTTTACGGCATAGTGTTCACTTTCGGCGAGTACTTCTGTTAGATCTTTTTGCTGTAGGGCTGGAGGTAGCATATTGTGGTACCAAGCAGCAGCCGTAAAGTAAGGAAGGCGGTTTGCAACCTCTACGGGGCCATCAAAAGCAAAACCTATCTCTGTAGGTGATACGAGCACAACGCCATTTATGAACATCCATTTATTGTCTTGAAGTTCGGCGGCAAGTCCAGATACGCGGGTGGTACCATAACTTTCACCAATTAAAAACTTAGGAGAGCGCCAGCGATTATTTCTTGTTACAAAAGTATTTACCCAGTCGGCTAGATATTTAATATCTGCATTTACTCCAAAAAACTGTTTAGAGTCTGGCATTTCTCCTTTTTCATTAGACAGCATTCGGCTATATCCAGTATTTACAGGATTTACAAAGACGATATCTGCTACGTCTAAGATTGAATTAGGGTTACTTTTTATGCCGTAAGGTTGTACTGGATAACCTTCGTCGTCT
This window harbors:
- a CDS encoding GNAT family N-acetyltransferase → MRLTPITLNDLSTLRDLAMRTYSAAFASKNAPGVIERYYEDAFAKANLNKQLSNPDSYWYFYKEKDEILGYLKLNTGNAQTEFQEENGLEVERIYIDIPYLGKGYGSELIEFSISKAKELEKNYIWLGVWEENPEAIKFYKRHGFKIVGTHDYDMIAEIQTDYIMRLDL
- a CDS encoding CPBP family intramembrane glutamic endopeptidase yields the protein MQDNPLKLFVLAVIFAPIIEEMMFRTLIKPSHADVILLLCSWPLFYSNKFIPTDVHWAVKLGFIAVFLFTVFTILKQLIPEQSTLKIRNFLSRHSTVVLIVSSLLFGMVHINNYVDTFVLNAALIALIIPRIISGFMMGLLKIKNKNIVWPMALHAMNNGFVIIILIISRTTTS
- a CDS encoding carboxypeptidase gives rise to the protein MYFKHILTGIIVVSAFAKAYSQKVSVPIDTTIVTNHSITIKGKSIPYTATAGFQPVWDDKGMPVASLLYTYYKRSDIKNDETRPLVISFNGGPGSASVWMHIAYTGPRILKIDDEGYPVQPYGIKSNPNSILDVADIVFVNPVNTGYSRMLSNEKGEMPDSKQFFGVNADIKYLADWVNTFVTRNNRWRSPKFLIGESYGTTRVSGLAAELQDNKWMFINGVVLVSPTEIGFAFDGPVEVANRLPYFTAAAWYHNMLPPALQQKDLTEVLAESEHYAVNELLPLLVKSGYLEADKKEAATKKMAYYSGLSETTIRQNNLEVPFNYFWKDLLRNRDGLTIGRLDSRYKGLDVKEAGDRPDYNSELTSWLHSFTPAINYYYNQELGLKTDLSYNMFGPVRPWDRSNNNAGASLRKAMGVNPNLNVMIQSGYYDGATTYFNAKYVMWQLNASGKLADRLSFKGYRSGHMMYLRNEDLINANDDLRDFIKKSSVGIENGAKH